One genomic region from Candidatus Nomurabacteria bacterium encodes:
- a CDS encoding LysM peptidoglycan-binding domain-containing protein codes for MNKKNKRKTIGFSLLFANVLLIALVSFFVLQKPSASGTTISNAILTTKSDAVANPLDTLSSADIALSVARVTDLPEQTAVANLADSMNDQLTVTPANDIVVAQPQIIASGLKSRADIHEYTVQQGDTVASIAQKFGITSDTIKWTNNLTGDNVQAGTKLTISPVNGLVYTIQSGDTIDGLVSKFRVDKAKFVAFNDLESGSLPGAGQKVVLPDGKPAPVSARSGGQSSSAFGRASGFTAVYGAANGYDFGYCTWHAANRRAQAGHPLPTNLGHARTWYSRAQGAGMAVGNTPQAGAVLWHANIGGLGHVAYVEAVNGDGSMLVSDMNYPTWGRVTYRTVPPSEFGNYRFIY; via the coding sequence ATGAACAAAAAAAACAAGCGTAAGACTATAGGATTCTCTTTGTTATTTGCTAATGTTTTATTAATTGCTCTAGTATCGTTTTTTGTTCTCCAAAAACCTTCTGCCTCTGGAACTACTATATCTAATGCGATATTGACCACTAAATCAGACGCTGTTGCCAACCCTCTAGACACATTATCTTCAGCAGACATTGCGCTAAGTGTCGCGCGTGTAACTGATTTGCCTGAGCAAACTGCAGTGGCTAACTTGGCGGATAGTATGAATGACCAGCTTACTGTAACACCGGCGAATGATATTGTGGTTGCTCAGCCACAAATCATCGCAAGTGGACTTAAATCTAGGGCGGATATTCATGAATATACCGTACAGCAAGGTGATACGGTGGCTAGTATTGCTCAAAAATTTGGCATAACTTCTGACACAATAAAATGGACAAATAATCTTACGGGTGACAATGTTCAGGCGGGCACAAAACTTACTATTTCGCCAGTTAATGGCCTGGTTTATACTATTCAGTCAGGTGATACCATAGATGGGTTAGTAAGTAAGTTTAGGGTAGATAAGGCAAAGTTTGTTGCATTTAATGACTTAGAATCAGGTAGTTTACCGGGTGCTGGACAAAAAGTAGTTTTACCAGATGGCAAACCGGCTCCGGTATCAGCTCGAAGTGGTGGTCAATCCTCGTCAGCATTCGGTAGGGCATCTGGATTTACTGCTGTTTATGGTGCCGCAAACGGATATGATTTTGGGTATTGTACTTGGCACGCCGCTAATCGTCGAGCACAAGCTGGACACCCACTTCCTACTAACCTAGGGCATGCACGGACATGGTATTCTAGGGCACAAGGTGCTGGCATGGCGGTGGGCAATACTCCACAAGCTGGTGCTGTTTTATGGCATGCCAACATAGGTGGACTGGGACACGTTGCCTATGTAGAGGCAGTTAACGGTGATGGCTCTATGTTGGTTTCTGACATGAACTATCCGACATGGGGTAGGGTTACCTATCGAACGGTTCCACCTAGTGAATTCGGGAACTACAGGTTTATATACTAG
- a CDS encoding methyltransferase domain-containing protein, translated as MFQKFVHWNQVACQKFDNLFVPKSWRIDGLLDFTHNVVPDLIRKNSRVCDVGAGKRPFIGTEIPKQSQYIIGIDIDKHELEQAPPNIYDKTMVADIGSSDTKTKGINATVVICEAVLEHVKNNAQAIKNISELTANQGTIALFIPSRYALFAIINRWLPESIKRKLLFSIFPGTEHAQGFPAYYNQCTPDKITRLLESNNVTVQKVIPYYQCTYFSFFLPAHVAWRFYQLISYGLLRSQASESFTIIGTKNYNEN; from the coding sequence ATGTTTCAAAAGTTTGTGCACTGGAATCAAGTTGCTTGCCAGAAATTCGATAATTTATTCGTACCCAAGTCTTGGAGAATAGATGGATTACTAGACTTTACGCACAACGTAGTTCCTGACTTGATTCGAAAAAACAGTCGCGTTTGTGATGTAGGCGCTGGCAAGCGTCCGTTTATCGGAACTGAGATCCCAAAACAATCACAGTATATAATCGGAATAGATATTGATAAGCACGAACTCGAACAAGCTCCACCAAATATTTATGACAAAACTATGGTTGCAGACATTGGAAGTAGTGATACAAAAACAAAAGGAATTAACGCAACTGTGGTTATTTGCGAAGCAGTACTTGAGCATGTAAAAAACAATGCCCAGGCCATCAAAAATATCTCAGAACTTACTGCAAATCAAGGAACAATCGCATTATTTATTCCATCACGATACGCATTATTTGCAATAATCAACAGATGGCTCCCAGAATCGATTAAACGAAAACTCCTTTTTAGTATTTTCCCCGGGACGGAACATGCTCAAGGGTTCCCGGCATATTACAATCAATGTACTCCAGATAAAATAACTCGCCTATTAGAATCTAACAATGTTACAGTTCAAAAAGTTATACCCTATTACCAGTGTACTTACTTTAGTTTTTTCTTACCGGCTCATGTAGCATGGCGTTTTTACCAATTAATTTCATACGGATTATTGCGATCTCAAGCATCAGAAAGTTTTACCATTATTGGTACAAAAAATTACAATGAAAACTAA
- a CDS encoding EamA family transporter — translation MAKTNKKYFWYGFLAMLLGSLNIPLMKYATESTNPATINALRYSFGALVTFPYFFKNIHKLNKNNLRYSVLSGIAIFVSSACLVIALDHSTANYVALLTILSPIMLVLFSLKMTKDKVDIRKIAGFSIALLGALIIIAGPLIKTENASLEFYPLATFFILLIVIAYPLSVIFARKANEERKKLPLTAIIFIQTIVVAILSFIWGISTSQLTLSIGITSSPSIIIPIVYSGIFVTAISRVLNVASYEKTGSAVNGILYYCGVFITLLISIIFLKEPLSIIATLGGVLILVGVVIAEYGLSIKHKIYSKIHIYH, via the coding sequence ATGGCAAAAACAAACAAAAAGTATTTTTGGTATGGATTTTTGGCAATGTTACTAGGATCTCTGAATATACCACTAATGAAATACGCCACCGAATCAACCAATCCAGCAACAATTAACGCCCTGAGGTACAGTTTTGGCGCGTTAGTAACGTTTCCATATTTTTTCAAAAATATTCATAAACTAAACAAAAACAACCTTCGATACTCAGTTTTATCGGGCATTGCCATATTCGTATCTTCAGCTTGCCTAGTAATAGCCCTGGATCATAGCACCGCAAATTACGTAGCATTATTAACAATTCTAAGTCCAATTATGCTAGTACTGTTTTCGTTAAAAATGACTAAGGATAAGGTTGATATTAGAAAGATTGCGGGATTTAGCATAGCACTGCTTGGGGCGCTAATAATAATTGCTGGACCATTAATAAAGACAGAAAACGCCTCGCTTGAGTTTTACCCGCTTGCCACATTCTTTATTTTATTAATTGTAATTGCTTACCCGCTATCAGTAATTTTTGCCCGAAAAGCCAACGAAGAGCGCAAAAAACTTCCTTTAACTGCCATCATATTTATCCAAACGATTGTTGTGGCAATTCTATCTTTTATTTGGGGTATATCCACAAGTCAACTTACGTTATCGATCGGTATTACTTCTAGCCCCTCTATCATAATACCGATCGTCTATTCTGGAATTTTTGTAACTGCCATAAGTAGAGTTCTTAACGTTGCTAGTTATGAGAAGACTGGATCAGCCGTAAACGGCATTCTTTACTATTGTGGGGTATTTATAACTCTTCTTATTTCAATTATATTTTTAAAAGAACCTCTTTCTATTATCGCTACGCTAGGTGGTGTTCTGATACTAGTTGGGGTGGTAATCGCAGAATACGGATTGTCTATTAAACATAAGATATACTCTAAAATTCATATCTATCACTAA
- the obgE gene encoding GTPase ObgE, translated as MFVDKVKVLVKAGDGGNGVVSFRHEKYVDKGGPDGGDGGNGGSVVVVGSKNQDTLATYRFKKKITAENGHPGSERKKHGKSGRDLVVQLPVGTVITKNDGTILADLVDEEQKVIIAKGGKGGFGNAHFSSSVRQVPRVAEKGEPGEDLELTFELKLIADVGLVGLPNAGKSTLLSRISHAKPEIANYPFTTLTPNLGVVDVDGESSFLVADIPGLIEGASDGKGLGDEFLRHIERTSVILHLVEAYSDDITKNYKTIQNELKNYGHNLSSKPQIVLITKVDGLDEDIIKDIHGQLKKIAPPRTKIMTISSLSGVGLVEMLREVLRLVKKEKLRIDKQKESTLPILTFEEPADRWHIQKQKNEYVVTGKKIESFARRTDFSDYHGIQRLRDILKKMGIINALVKQGIDPGQQIIIGDPAIGKVDY; from the coding sequence ATGTTTGTAGATAAGGTTAAAGTATTGGTTAAGGCGGGCGATGGCGGTAATGGTGTGGTTAGTTTTCGTCATGAAAAGTACGTTGACAAAGGCGGTCCTGACGGTGGAGACGGAGGAAATGGTGGTAGTGTAGTGGTAGTGGGGAGTAAAAATCAAGACACCCTAGCTACTTACCGTTTCAAAAAGAAGATTACTGCAGAAAATGGTCATCCTGGGTCTGAGAGAAAAAAACACGGCAAGAGTGGTCGAGATTTGGTAGTTCAACTACCTGTTGGAACTGTAATCACAAAAAACGACGGAACAATACTGGCAGATTTGGTTGATGAAGAGCAGAAAGTAATAATCGCCAAAGGTGGTAAGGGTGGTTTTGGTAATGCTCATTTCTCCTCATCTGTTCGGCAAGTTCCTAGAGTTGCAGAAAAGGGCGAACCAGGTGAAGACCTAGAGTTGACCTTTGAACTTAAACTAATCGCTGATGTTGGCCTTGTTGGATTGCCAAATGCTGGAAAATCAACATTATTATCACGAATAAGCCATGCCAAGCCAGAAATAGCAAATTATCCGTTTACAACCCTAACACCGAATCTTGGGGTGGTTGACGTAGATGGCGAGTCAAGTTTCTTGGTAGCAGACATACCTGGATTGATAGAGGGTGCTAGTGATGGCAAGGGTTTGGGTGACGAGTTTTTGCGTCACATCGAAAGAACTAGCGTTATTTTACATTTAGTGGAGGCTTACAGTGATGATATTACAAAAAATTATAAGACTATTCAAAATGAACTAAAGAATTATGGACACAACTTAAGTAGTAAGCCACAGATTGTTCTTATCACTAAGGTTGATGGGCTGGACGAAGATATCATAAAGGATATTCACGGACAATTAAAAAAGATAGCGCCACCAAGAACTAAAATAATGACAATATCATCATTAAGTGGAGTCGGATTAGTGGAGATGCTTAGGGAAGTGTTAAGACTTGTAAAAAAAGAAAAACTGCGTATCGACAAACAAAAAGAATCTACTCTGCCTATCCTAACATTCGAAGAACCAGCAGACAGGTGGCATATTCAAAAACAAAAAAATGAATATGTTGTAACTGGGAAAAAAATTGAGAGTTTTGCAAGACGAACTGACTTTTCAGACTACCATGGAATACAGCGTTTGAGGGATATCTTAAAAAAGATGGGAATTATTAACGCACTAGTTAAGCAAGGCATTGACCCCGGACAGCAGATAATAATTGGCGATCCAGCAATCGGTAAAGTTGATTACTAA
- the ruvX gene encoding Holliday junction resolvase RuvX, with the protein MSTTILALDIGERKIGIARANNIAKIAEPLTTLINDETFPEKLEDIISKENAGLIVVGLPRGLEGQDTQQTKYVKDFMDGIDLAIPFRFQDEALTSVKAEERLSKNSKSYTKHDIDSNAASIILEDYLLEN; encoded by the coding sequence GTGAGTACAACAATTCTGGCGTTGGATATCGGTGAACGTAAAATTGGTATCGCACGGGCAAATAACATCGCAAAGATTGCAGAGCCGTTAACTACGCTCATAAATGATGAGACCTTTCCAGAGAAGCTTGAGGATATAATTAGCAAGGAAAATGCTGGTTTGATAGTCGTTGGGCTTCCAAGGGGGCTAGAAGGACAAGATACTCAACAGACAAAGTATGTTAAGGATTTTATGGACGGGATTGACCTAGCTATCCCATTTAGATTTCAAGACGAGGCCCTAACTTCAGTTAAGGCAGAAGAAAGATTATCGAAAAATAGTAAAAGTTATACAAAACATGATATTGATTCAAATGCCGCATCGATAATACTCGAAGACTATTTGTTGGAGAACTAG
- a CDS encoding ethanolamine ammonia-lyase reactivating factor EutA: MLDKFKKIKVPKIPKSNKNVPKRKPERYVVGLDIGTEYVKALIAKVENNQAEIIGMGRAHQQLGDMQAGAIADISAVVGNCDTALAQAEQQAGLSARTVVIGIAGELVKGTTTTVRYRRNQSSRELTIDEVERIIKKVQERAEQKARDSLAWELGGKQVDIRLVNSALVSIEIDGYKVTNPVGFQGRDVVVQLYTAFAPLVHIGALERTAQELDLDLLAVAAEPFAVARSVIGDDTGSNKSAILMDVGGGTTDIAVINDGGVQGTKMFGIGGRAFTRSVERELGVEFGEAEELKTGLTTHQTSGDKAKEVQQALVKTLGVWTHGVELALSEFDNVDNLPQRVLLCGGGSSLSLIPARLSKTKWYKDLPFTKQPIIQHINPDQVVGITDSTGKVNDHTYITALGLVRVGIDSLQQGNNDQDSIKARIDRMLKV; encoded by the coding sequence ATGCTTGATAAGTTCAAGAAGATAAAGGTTCCCAAAATACCAAAGTCTAATAAAAACGTGCCTAAACGTAAACCAGAACGTTATGTTGTTGGGCTTGATATAGGTACAGAGTATGTAAAGGCTCTTATAGCTAAGGTAGAAAACAATCAAGCTGAGATAATTGGCATGGGAAGAGCACATCAACAACTTGGTGATATGCAGGCCGGGGCAATTGCAGATATATCTGCTGTTGTTGGCAATTGCGATACGGCACTTGCTCAAGCAGAACAGCAAGCAGGGCTAAGCGCCAGGACTGTTGTTATTGGTATTGCTGGTGAGCTAGTAAAGGGGACAACCACGACTGTCAGATATAGACGAAATCAGTCAAGTAGAGAGCTAACAATAGATGAAGTTGAACGAATAATAAAAAAAGTTCAAGAACGTGCCGAGCAAAAAGCTCGCGATAGTTTGGCCTGGGAATTAGGTGGCAAGCAAGTGGATATCCGTTTAGTAAATAGCGCTCTGGTGAGTATAGAAATTGATGGCTATAAAGTAACTAATCCTGTTGGATTTCAAGGTAGGGATGTCGTAGTTCAGTTATATACCGCATTTGCTCCGTTAGTCCACATTGGCGCACTTGAACGAACAGCACAAGAATTAGATCTTGATTTGCTGGCGGTTGCCGCTGAACCTTTTGCAGTTGCTAGGTCGGTGATTGGTGATGATACCGGCTCCAATAAAAGTGCCATCTTGATGGATGTGGGTGGTGGCACAACAGACATTGCTGTAATAAACGACGGAGGAGTTCAAGGAACAAAGATGTTTGGAATTGGCGGTCGGGCCTTTACGAGGTCTGTCGAGCGTGAACTTGGTGTAGAGTTTGGGGAGGCTGAGGAATTAAAAACAGGCCTAACAACACACCAAACTTCTGGAGATAAGGCCAAAGAAGTTCAACAAGCGCTCGTAAAAACACTTGGAGTCTGGACTCACGGAGTTGAGCTGGCACTAAGTGAATTTGATAACGTGGACAATCTACCTCAACGTGTATTGCTTTGTGGTGGTGGTTCATCTTTATCGTTGATTCCAGCACGGCTCAGCAAAACCAAGTGGTATAAAGACCTACCTTTCACCAAACAGCCAATTATTCAGCATATCAATCCTGATCAGGTAGTTGGTATTACAGATAGTACCGGCAAGGTCAATGATCATACCTATATTACTGCATTGGGTTTAGTAAGAGTTGGCATTGACTCACTTCAGCAAGGAAATAATGATCAAGATTCAATTAAAGCAAGAATTGATAGGATGCTTAAGGTATAA
- a CDS encoding alanine--tRNA ligase produces MNAQQIRKAYLEFFKNREHAQIPRALLVPYNDPTTLFTGSGMQPLIPYLLGESHQSGTRLVNSQTCLRAQDIDDVGDNRHTTFFEMLGNWSLGDYFKEQQIRWFFEFLVDVVGLDPTKIYVTCFIGSEKDGIPRDDEAAKIWQELFQGKGVKAQIVEIGSQADGDKRGIKPGERIFFYDDGENWWSRGGGLAKTPIGDPCGPDSEVFYDFGEQNHADGYGLAHPASDSGRFMEIGNQVFMQYRRTEVGFEPLAKPNVDFGGGLERIGAAAIDSPDVFKISIMWPIIEKLQEISGKTYESHTASMRVIADHLRASTFLAVDGVKPSNKEQGYVMRRLVRRAVRFAFELGIEQNFLQEIVPVITSLYQDDYPEVAEKRQEVVDVLVREEKAFRQTLRKGIREFDKLTEGGLTGKEIFTLYDTYGFPVELSVEEAFKQDIRVSDNWREVFDKLMKEQRERSQTASKGTFRGGLGGQTLQHKKYHTATHLMYQALRDVLGDHVIQRGSNITEERLRFDFSHPEKVTREQLDAVEQIVNDQIAKDLKVSWAEYPTAEATGKLGALGQFGDRYGDTVKVYKMIADGAEKPFSFEICGGPHVDHTLQLFEGNKRFKITKEESSSAGVRRIKAVLQ; encoded by the coding sequence ATGAATGCACAACAAATCCGAAAAGCTTATTTAGAATTTTTCAAAAATCGTGAACATGCTCAGATCCCTAGGGCGCTATTGGTTCCGTATAATGACCCAACCACCCTTTTTACTGGTAGCGGAATGCAACCACTCATACCATATCTATTGGGAGAATCTCACCAGAGCGGTACTAGGTTAGTTAATAGTCAGACTTGTCTGCGAGCTCAAGACATCGATGATGTTGGCGATAATCGTCATACCACCTTTTTTGAAATGCTTGGCAACTGGAGCTTGGGTGATTACTTCAAGGAGCAACAAATTCGTTGGTTCTTTGAGTTTTTGGTTGACGTTGTTGGCCTGGATCCTACCAAGATATATGTAACTTGCTTTATTGGTAGCGAAAAAGATGGAATCCCAAGGGACGATGAAGCGGCAAAGATCTGGCAGGAGCTTTTTCAGGGCAAGGGCGTAAAGGCACAGATTGTCGAAATTGGCAGTCAGGCGGATGGTGACAAGCGTGGCATTAAACCAGGCGAGCGCATCTTTTTCTACGATGATGGAGAAAACTGGTGGAGTCGTGGTGGCGGTTTGGCGAAGACGCCGATCGGTGACCCATGCGGTCCGGACAGTGAAGTGTTTTATGATTTTGGTGAGCAAAATCATGCAGATGGGTATGGATTGGCTCATCCTGCGAGTGATTCTGGCCGGTTTATGGAAATAGGCAATCAGGTGTTTATGCAGTATCGTCGTACAGAAGTTGGGTTTGAACCACTTGCTAAGCCAAATGTCGACTTTGGCGGTGGACTAGAGCGAATCGGAGCTGCAGCTATTGATAGTCCAGATGTTTTTAAGATAAGCATAATGTGGCCAATCATCGAAAAGTTACAAGAAATTAGTGGCAAGACATACGAGAGCCATACCGCAAGCATGCGAGTGATTGCCGATCATTTGCGCGCATCGACATTCTTGGCGGTTGATGGTGTAAAGCCTAGCAACAAAGAGCAGGGTTATGTGATGCGACGCTTGGTGCGCAGAGCGGTTCGTTTTGCCTTTGAGCTGGGGATTGAGCAGAATTTTTTGCAAGAAATTGTGCCAGTTATAACAAGTTTATACCAGGATGACTATCCAGAAGTGGCCGAGAAACGACAAGAAGTTGTTGATGTACTGGTGCGCGAAGAAAAGGCGTTTCGTCAGACTTTGCGCAAGGGCATTCGAGAATTTGATAAGCTGACTGAAGGTGGATTGACCGGCAAAGAAATATTTACCCTATATGACACTTACGGCTTCCCAGTAGAACTTAGTGTAGAAGAAGCGTTCAAACAAGACATTCGTGTTTCGGATAATTGGCGAGAAGTGTTTGATAAACTAATGAAAGAACAACGTGAACGTTCACAGACTGCTTCAAAGGGGACTTTCAGGGGTGGCTTAGGTGGTCAGACTTTGCAACATAAGAAGTACCACACCGCTACGCACCTGATGTATCAAGCACTGCGAGATGTGCTCGGCGACCACGTTATTCAGAGGGGTAGCAACATCACCGAAGAGCGTCTACGATTCGACTTTAGTCACCCAGAAAAGGTAACCAGAGAACAGTTGGACGCTGTGGAGCAAATTGTCAATGACCAGATAGCCAAAGACTTAAAAGTATCCTGGGCAGAGTATCCAACAGCCGAAGCGACGGGCAAACTGGGAGCTCTGGGTCAGTTTGGTGATCGTTATGGCGATACGGTGAAGGTCTATAAAATGATTGCCGACGGCGCAGAAAAGCCATTTAGTTTTGAGATTTGTGGTGGCCCACATGTTGATCATACCTTGCAATTGTTCGAGGGAAACAAGCGATTTAAGATTACTAAAGAAGAGTCTTCATCGGCTGGCGTACGTCGTATCAAAGCTGTGCTCCAGTAG
- the mnmA gene encoding tRNA 2-thiouridine(34) synthase MnmA — MNQNNTTVYVGLSGGVDSSVSAMLLKEQGFNVVGVYMKNWTKNLPGFECPWKEDFQDAKRIAVQLGIDFKVFDFESQYKQKVVDYMIAEYQAGRTPNPDIMCNQEVKFKLFLETALADGADMIATGHYAKTENGKLMIAKDDNKDQTYFLYRVNTDALQKTIFPLGDLTKNEVRQLAKNHKLVTAKKKESMGICFVGKVGIKEFLGQYVKSERGNIINEEGKIVGEHDGAIYYTIGQRHGLDIGGGLPYYVVGKDMNKNEVYVTTDLNDRRLWKDKLKLTNVHWINGIPDKLNVLVRTRHRAPLVSGLIDYDSSNNSLSVALNKEVRAVTPGQSAVIYQDGIVLGGGIIY, encoded by the coding sequence GTGAATCAGAACAACACTACCGTATATGTTGGCTTGAGTGGTGGAGTAGACTCGAGCGTATCGGCTATGCTTTTGAAAGAGCAGGGGTTTAATGTCGTTGGTGTATATATGAAAAATTGGACAAAAAATCTACCAGGCTTTGAATGTCCATGGAAGGAAGATTTTCAAGACGCCAAGCGAATCGCAGTGCAACTTGGTATAGATTTCAAGGTATTCGACTTCGAGTCTCAGTATAAACAAAAGGTTGTCGATTATATGATAGCGGAATACCAGGCTGGTAGGACACCAAACCCAGACATTATGTGCAACCAAGAAGTTAAGTTTAAGCTTTTCCTAGAAACTGCGCTAGCCGATGGCGCAGACATGATTGCAACCGGGCACTACGCAAAAACTGAAAATGGCAAGTTGATGATCGCAAAGGATGATAATAAAGACCAGACATATTTTCTATACAGAGTTAACACCGACGCATTACAAAAAACCATCTTTCCATTAGGTGACCTTACAAAAAATGAAGTTAGGCAATTGGCTAAGAATCATAAATTAGTAACCGCTAAAAAAAAGGAAAGTATGGGGATTTGTTTTGTTGGTAAAGTTGGCATTAAGGAATTTCTCGGTCAGTATGTAAAATCTGAGAGAGGTAATATAATCAATGAGGAAGGTAAGATTGTTGGTGAACATGATGGGGCGATTTATTACACCATAGGCCAGAGGCATGGATTAGATATCGGAGGCGGGCTACCCTATTATGTTGTTGGTAAAGATATGAACAAGAATGAGGTTTATGTTACTACCGACTTAAACGATCGACGTCTATGGAAAGATAAGCTAAAGTTAACGAATGTTCACTGGATCAACGGTATCCCAGACAAGCTTAATGTATTGGTTCGCACTCGTCATCGCGCACCACTAGTCTCTGGATTAATAGATTATGATAGTTCGAATAATTCACTCTCGGTGGCCTTAAATAAGGAAGTTCGTGCCGTAACTCCTGGACAGTCAGCAGTAATTTATCAGGATGGTATCGTTCTGGGTGGTGGAATAATATATTAA
- the mltG gene encoding endolytic transglycosylase MltG, which produces MYRKSHRYRWLRIIVILAVAGAILLVGGIIVARKYYDTNLKPVSSQQSLVEVTIEEGSTLPEISKLLKDRKLIRNKQVFEQYVRNNGADEAIKAGTYEISPSYGVPEIVSILTKGKIVSKLVTILPGARIDQVKTMLINAGFSKDDAESALNPSNYTDHPALVDKPKNASLEGYLYPESFERTSNTSAKQIINASLDEMQKRLTPELRQAFNQQGLTTHQAVILASIVEREVSKPEDRAQVAQVFLKRIKMGMKLQSDATASYGAVLNGEDINNMTSSQILNYNSAYNTYLNTGLPPGPISNVSEASLKAVANPAQTDWLYFVSGDDKVTYFSKTLEEHEALVQQHCKTNC; this is translated from the coding sequence ATGTACAGAAAATCACATCGATACCGTTGGCTAAGAATAATAGTTATCCTTGCGGTCGCAGGAGCTATATTATTGGTAGGTGGTATAATTGTAGCTAGAAAATACTACGATACAAACCTCAAACCTGTTAGTTCTCAACAGTCTTTAGTTGAAGTTACAATCGAAGAAGGATCAACACTACCAGAGATTAGTAAACTGCTTAAAGATCGCAAACTTATTAGAAATAAGCAAGTTTTTGAGCAATATGTTCGAAACAATGGCGCCGATGAAGCAATTAAGGCCGGCACTTATGAGATTAGTCCAAGCTATGGAGTTCCAGAAATTGTCTCAATACTAACCAAAGGTAAAATAGTGAGTAAATTAGTCACAATTTTACCTGGTGCGAGAATCGACCAAGTCAAGACAATGTTAATCAATGCTGGATTCTCAAAAGATGATGCAGAGTCAGCCTTGAATCCTTCGAATTACACTGACCATCCTGCATTGGTGGATAAACCCAAAAACGCGAGCCTAGAAGGTTACTTGTATCCAGAATCTTTTGAAAGAACCTCTAACACATCAGCAAAACAGATAATCAATGCTTCGTTAGATGAAATGCAAAAGAGGTTAACTCCAGAATTAAGGCAGGCATTTAATCAACAAGGTTTGACAACTCACCAAGCGGTCATTTTAGCCTCAATAGTTGAAAGAGAGGTTTCAAAACCAGAGGATAGAGCACAGGTGGCGCAGGTTTTTCTTAAGAGAATAAAGATGGGCATGAAATTACAGTCTGACGCTACAGCTAGCTATGGGGCGGTACTAAACGGCGAAGACATTAATAATATGACTAGCTCGCAAATACTGAATTACAACTCGGCATATAATACATATTTGAATACCGGATTACCTCCTGGTCCAATTAGCAATGTATCTGAGGCATCATTAAAGGCTGTCGCCAATCCTGCACAGACTGATTGGTTGTATTTTGTATCGGGTGATGATAAGGTGACTTATTTCTCAAAAACACTAGAAGAGCACGAGGCGCTGGTTCAGCAACACTGCAAAACAAACTGCTGA